Sequence from the Cetobacterium somerae ATCC BAA-474 genome:
ATATGAAAATATTAATAATTACAGATTCTCATGGAAACACAAATAAAATTTATGATATAATATCACAAGAAAGTCCTAATATAATAATATGGACAGGTGATCATAGCTGGGATGGTGAAGAGTGTTCTTTTGCTTTTCCAGATATAAAGTTTTATATTGTTAGAGGAAACTGTGATATTTTTGATAGAAAATTTAATGATAATGAAATATTTGATATAGATGGAATAAAAATATTTATAACGCATGGACACCTTTATAACGTAAAAAAAGAGATGTATACTTTGGAAGCAATAGCTGAAAAATATGATGTAGATGCTGTTTGTTTTGGGCATACTCATATTCCTTATTATGAAGAAAAAAATGGAATAAAATATTTTAATCCAGGGGCTTTAAAGGATAATAGGTATGGGGTATTGCTAATTGAAAATAAAGAGCTAATTTTTAGTTATAAAGAGATAAAATAAAAAGCCTTGTTTTAGGAGGAAACAAATGAAAAATAAGCTGAATGCTTTAAAGGATGAAGCTAGTTTAATTATCCAAAAAGCAGCAACACTACAAGAAATGGATGAAATTAGAGTTAAGTATTTAGGAAAAAAAGGTGAGTTTACTGAAATTTCTAAATCTATGAGAGATTTATCGCCAGAGGAAAGACCTGCTTTTGGACAAATGGTAAATGATGTAAAAACAGTTATAACAACTTTAATCGAAGAAAAAACAACAGAGATTAAAAATAAGGTAAAAAAAGAGCAGTTAGAATCTGAAACTCTAGATATTTCTCTTCCAGGGAGAGAAGTTTCTACAGGAGGATTACATCCAATAACAGAAACTATGAACTTCTTAAAAAATATATTTGTGGAGATGGGATTTGATGTTGCAGAGGGACCAGAAGTAGAATTTACTTCTTATAACTTTGATGCGTTAAATATTCCAGAAACACATCCATCAAGAGATTTACAAGATACATTTTATATGAGTGAAAATGTAGTTTTAAGAACACATACATCACCAGTACAAGCTAGATATATGGAAAAACATCAGCCACCGTTTAGAATGGTTTGTCCAGGAAAAGTATATAGAAATGACTATGATATATCTCATACACCGATGTTCCATCAAATGGAAGGATTAATGGTAGGGCCAGAAGTATCTTTTGCTAATTTAAAAGCTATGTTAGAGCAATTTGTAACAAGAGTATTTGGGGAAACTAAAGTTAGATTTAGACCACATTTCTTCCCATTCACAGAGCCAAGTGCTGAAATGGATGTGCAATGTGTAATCTGTAAAGGTGAAGGATGCAGACTTTGTAAACATAGTGGATGGCTAGAAATAATGGGATGTGGAATGGTTGATCCAGCTGTTTTAGAAGCTGTAGGATATGACCCAGAAGAAGTATCAGGATTTGCATTTGGAATGGGAATAGAAAGAATTACAATGCTAAGATATGGTATTGATGATTTAAGAGCATTCTTTGAAAATGATGTAAGATTCTTAAAGCAATTTAAATAAAAGGTGGAGGCATATAATGTTAATTTCGTTGGATTGGTTGAAGCAATATGTCGATATAAAAGAGGACATAAAAGAGCTAGAAAACACGTTGACTATGATCGGTCAAGAGGTTGAAGCTATAGAGGAGCAAGGAAAAGAATTAGCAAAAGTAGTTATTGGACAGATAACAGAGTATGGGAAACATCCTGAAGCTGAAAAATTAACACTTTTAAAAGTTAATATAGGTGAAGAGGAGGAGCTACAAATAGTATGTGGTGCTCCAAATCATAAACTAGGAGATAAAGTTGTTGTAGCAACTATTGGAGCAGTTTTACCAGGAGACTTTAAAATAAAGAAAAGTAAAATAAGAGGTGTAGAGTCTCAAGGGATGCTTTGTTCTGAGGTAGAGCTTGGACTTGGAAATGATGGAGATGGAATTATAATACTTCCAGAAGATGCTCCATTAGGTGTAGAGTACAGAGTTTATAAAAAATTAAATGATGTAATTTTTGAACTAGAAATAACACCAAATAGACCAGATTGTTTATCTTATATAGGAATAGCTAGAGAAATAGCTGCTTATTATGGAAGAAAAATAAAATGTCCTGAGTTTGAATCTAAAAAGATAATAGAGAGTATAAATACTGGACATATAGATGTAAGAATTGAAGATAAAGAGAGATGTAAAAGATTCTCAGGAAAAGTTATAAAAAATATAAAGGTGCAAGAGTCTCCAGAGTGGTTAAAAAATAGATTAATCTCAATGGGATTAAAGCCAATAAATAATGTAGTAGATGCAACAAATTATATTTTATTTGAATGTAATCAACCTTTACATGCTTATGATTTAACAAAAATCAACGATAGAAAAATAATTGTTAGAAAATCGCTAAATGGTGAAAAAATAGTTACACTAGATGGTGTTGAAAGAGAGCTAAATAAAGGCGAACTTATTATTGCAGATGCTGAAAAACCTTTAGGAATAGCTGGAATAATGGGTGGAGAATCAAGTAAAGTAACAGAAGAAACTACTGAAATTTTCTTAGAGTGTGCATACTTTACTCCAGAAAACATAAGAAAAACATCTAAAGAATTAGGCTTATCAAGTGATTCTTCTTATAGATTTGAAAGAGGATTAGATATAGAAAATACTGCTGAAGTTTTAGAAAGAGCAGCAGATTTAATTTCTCAACTAACAGGTGGAGAAGTTTTAGAGGGATGTATCGATAAATATATTGAAAAATATGAAAAAATAGAAATTCCTTTAAATATCGAAAAATTAAGAAAATTCATGGGAAAAAATATAGAGATTGATGTAGTAGGAAAGATACTTACTAATTTAGGTATAAATATAAAAACATTAAACTCTACAACAATAATAGCAACACCACCATCTTATAGAGGAGATTTGACTAGAACAGCAGATCTTTATGAAGAAATAATAAGAATGTATGGTTTTGATAATATAGAAAATAAGATGCCAGAAGAAAACATAAGACCTGGAGTTAAAGATTCAATGACAGTTGTTGTTGACGAAGCTAAAGAAATATTAGCAAAATTAGGATTACAAGAAGTAATAAACTATAGTTTCATTTCAAAAGATGCTATAAAAATGTTAGGAATAACAGAACCTACATTGGAAATAACAAATCCGATTAGTGATGATATGGCAGTTATGAGACCAACATTAATTTATAGTTTATTATCAAATGTAAGAGATAACTTAAATAGAAATCAAAATGGTTTAAGATTCTTCGAGGTATCAAGAGTATTTACTCCAAAAGAGGATGGATTAGCAAATGAAACATTAAGAACTTCAATAGCTCTTGCAGGAAAAACTTTTAAAACATTATGGGATCCAAAGCCAGAAGCAATGGACTTCTATACTTTAAAAGGATTTGTTGAAAAATTCTTAGAGTACATGGGAGTAACTAGATACCAATTAGATAGATCAGAGGATAACAACTTCCATCCAGGAAGAAGTGCTGATATAAGAATAGGAAAAGTTAAAATAGGAACTTTTGGAGAAATTCACCCAGAGTTAGCGGAAAATATGGACATTAAAAGAGAGAGAGCATACGTAGCTGAACTTGATTTAACAACTCTATTAAATTATAGAGCCAAAAAAGTTAAATATGAGAGAATTGTAAAATATCCTGAAGTTACTAGAGACTTAGCAGTTGTTTTAGACAGAGATGTACTAGTTGGAAAGATGTTAGAAGACATCAAAAAGTCATCAAATCTAATTGAGAGTGTTGCTATATTTGACGTTTACCAAGGAGAGAAAATAGAAGCTGACAAAAAATCAGTTGCTATAAGCATCGTTTTAAGAAAGAAGGATGGAACTCTTGAGGAAAGCGATATCAATATAACTGTTGATAAAATCTTAAAATTAATAGCTAAAAATTATAATGGAGAGATTAGACAGTAAAATTTTTAATTAAAAGTTCAGGAGGAAAAATGGATTCACTAAGAGAATTATTTAAGGTTGGAAATGGACCATCAAGCTCTCATACAATGGGGCCAGAGAGAGCGGCAAAAAGATTTAAGGCAGAAAACCCAAATGCAGCAAGTTATAAAGTAGAGTTATACGGATCACTTGCATTAACAGGAAAAGGGCACTTAACAGACTATATAATAATAGAAACGTTAAAGCCTAAATCTACAGAAATAGTATGGATGCCAGAGTATGTTCATCCGTATCACACTAACGGTATGAAGTTTATCGCTTTAGATAATGAAGGAAACGAGTTAAATTCTTGGTTAGTATTCTCTGTTGGTGGAGGAACTATAATGGAAGAAGGACAACAAAGACAGGGTGGATCAAGAGTTTATTCTTTTGGAACAATGGCTGAAATTATGTCATGGTGTGAAAAAAATAAAAAAGAATTATGGGAATTTGTTACTGAAAATGAAGGGGAATCAATTTGGTATTTCTTAGATCAAATAAGAACAGCTTTAGAAGCTTCAGTTCAATCAGGACTTTCTA
This genomic interval carries:
- a CDS encoding YfcE family phosphodiesterase, producing the protein MKILIITDSHGNTNKIYDIISQESPNIIIWTGDHSWDGEECSFAFPDIKFYIVRGNCDIFDRKFNDNEIFDIDGIKIFITHGHLYNVKKEMYTLEAIAEKYDVDAVCFGHTHIPYYEEKNGIKYFNPGALKDNRYGVLLIENKELIFSYKEIK
- the pheS gene encoding phenylalanine--tRNA ligase subunit alpha gives rise to the protein MKNKLNALKDEASLIIQKAATLQEMDEIRVKYLGKKGEFTEISKSMRDLSPEERPAFGQMVNDVKTVITTLIEEKTTEIKNKVKKEQLESETLDISLPGREVSTGGLHPITETMNFLKNIFVEMGFDVAEGPEVEFTSYNFDALNIPETHPSRDLQDTFYMSENVVLRTHTSPVQARYMEKHQPPFRMVCPGKVYRNDYDISHTPMFHQMEGLMVGPEVSFANLKAMLEQFVTRVFGETKVRFRPHFFPFTEPSAEMDVQCVICKGEGCRLCKHSGWLEIMGCGMVDPAVLEAVGYDPEEVSGFAFGMGIERITMLRYGIDDLRAFFENDVRFLKQFK
- the pheT gene encoding phenylalanine--tRNA ligase subunit beta, with product MLISLDWLKQYVDIKEDIKELENTLTMIGQEVEAIEEQGKELAKVVIGQITEYGKHPEAEKLTLLKVNIGEEEELQIVCGAPNHKLGDKVVVATIGAVLPGDFKIKKSKIRGVESQGMLCSEVELGLGNDGDGIIILPEDAPLGVEYRVYKKLNDVIFELEITPNRPDCLSYIGIAREIAAYYGRKIKCPEFESKKIIESINTGHIDVRIEDKERCKRFSGKVIKNIKVQESPEWLKNRLISMGLKPINNVVDATNYILFECNQPLHAYDLTKINDRKIIVRKSLNGEKIVTLDGVERELNKGELIIADAEKPLGIAGIMGGESSKVTEETTEIFLECAYFTPENIRKTSKELGLSSDSSYRFERGLDIENTAEVLERAADLISQLTGGEVLEGCIDKYIEKYEKIEIPLNIEKLRKFMGKNIEIDVVGKILTNLGINIKTLNSTTIIATPPSYRGDLTRTADLYEEIIRMYGFDNIENKMPEENIRPGVKDSMTVVVDEAKEILAKLGLQEVINYSFISKDAIKMLGITEPTLEITNPISDDMAVMRPTLIYSLLSNVRDNLNRNQNGLRFFEVSRVFTPKEDGLANETLRTSIALAGKTFKTLWDPKPEAMDFYTLKGFVEKFLEYMGVTRYQLDRSEDNNFHPGRSADIRIGKVKIGTFGEIHPELAENMDIKRERAYVAELDLTTLLNYRAKKVKYERIVKYPEVTRDLAVVLDRDVLVGKMLEDIKKSSNLIESVAIFDVYQGEKIEADKKSVAISIVLRKKDGTLEESDINITVDKILKLIAKNYNGEIRQ